Genomic DNA from Streptomyces sp. AM 2-1-1:
CATCTGCGCGGCGTTCACCTTGATGTTGCGGTGGCTCAGCTGTACGGCTTTGGGCACCCCGGTGGAGCCGCTGGTGAACAGCAGCACGGCCCGGTCCTCGTCCGCCGGCGTCACTCGGGGCCGCTCGCGGTCTTCGCGGTCGTCGTGGTCGTCCGTACCCGGCTCCTCCCCGAGGACGAACACGCGCCGCAGGTCGGGGAGGGTGTCCAGCAACGGCAGCAGCCGCTCGTGCAGGGCCGCCGGTACGACGGCCAGACGGGCCCTCGACAGCCTCAGCACGTGCGCCAGCACGGGCGCCGGCAGGAGCGGGTTGACCACGGCGGCCGTGCCGCCCGATCGCAGGATCCCGTAGTACACGGCGGGGAACCGGGGGTCCAGGGCCTGCGCGACCGCCACCGTCCCCGGCGGCTCGTCGAAGACCCGGTGGAGCGTCCCGGCCCAGCGGGTCGCGGCCGCGTCCAGTGCCGCGTAGGTGATCTCCGTGTCGGTGGTGCGGATCGCCACCCGCGCGGGGTGGGCCCGTGCCGCGTCCGCGAGCAGGCCGTCGACGGGGCCGCTCGCCCAGCTCAGCGGGGCGGCCCCGCCGTGCGAGGGCTCCGTGGCGTCGTGCGGGGGCGCATCGGCGCCGTGCGCCGGCTTGTCGGCGGTCAGCGCCACCGACGGGGTTCGGGTCATCGTGTCCTCATCTCCGGTCAGCCGTGTGCGCGACGGGCCGCCTCAGCGGTGCGCACGGTTCACGACCATGCGGTGTGCGACTCAAAGACGGCTGAAGGAATCGGCCGAAGCGTCTTTGAGCCGTTCCTTCAGCCGTTTTTGAGTCGGGACCGTCAACCTGGCGCCAACCCAGCGACGTTCACCACCACTCCTCAGGAGGACCACTCATGTCCCCAGTGACAGCCGAAGCGGCCGCGGTGCCGGTGTCCACGGAGGTGTACCAGGACCTCCAGCACTTCTACGCCCGGCAGATGCAGTCCACCGACGACCTCGACGTGCCGGCGTGGGCGGGCAGCTTCACCGAGGACGGCGTCTTCGCCACCAACGCGTTCGCCGAGCCGATCACCGGCCGGGCCGCCATCGCCGCGCACTGCGACCGCGCCTTCGCCGCACAGGCCGCGGCCGGGATCGTCCGACGCCACGTCATGACGATGCTGGCGGCCGACTCCCTCACGGACGCCGGCGCGGAGCGGGTGCGCACCAGGTCGTACGTGATGGTGCTGGAGACCCTGCGCGGCCGGAAGACCACGATCTACTGCAGCACCCTGTGCGAGGACGAGCTTGTGCGGGCGGACGGTGGCTGGCAGGTGCTCCGGCGCCAGGTGCACCGCGATGACCTCTGAGCCCTTCGGGCCGGCCGGCCGGCCCCTCCGGGTCCGGTCCGGCCGACACGACCGCTCCGCCCGCTCCGGCGGAGCCGGACACGCCACTCCACCGATGCCCTTCCCCGACCGGGAGACACACCGATGACCGTACAGACCATGCCGCCGGACGGGGCCGCGACCCGGTTCGTCCCCCGGCACCGCGTATCCGGCGAGAACAGTGCGCGGATCGGGCGGGCACCGTCCGATCCGGGCACCGCCCAGGACCGGCCGGGCCCCGCCACCCGGGAGGCCGCGATATGAGCGGGCGTCGTGTGGTCGTCACCGGGCTGGAGGTCCTCGCTCCGGGGGGCGTGGGCCGCGACAACTTCTGGGCCCTGCTGAGCGAGGGGCGTACGGCGACCCGGGGCATCACCTTCTTCGACCCCAGCCAGTTCCGCTCACGCGTGGCCGCCGAGATCGACTTCGATCCCTACGAGCACGGCCTGACCCCGCACGAGGTGCGGCGCACGGACCGGGCCGCCCAATTCGCGCTGGTCGCGGCACGGGGCGCCGTCGCCGACAGCGGCCTCGACACCGACGCTCTGGATCCCTACCGGATCGGCGTCACCATCGGCAGCGCCGTGGGCTCGACGATGAGTCTCGACGAGGACTACCGGGCCGTCAGCGACGGCGGCCGGCTCGACCTCGTGGACCACACCTACGCCGACCCCTTCTTCTACAACTACTTCGTGCCGAGCTCCTTCGCCGCGGAGGTCGCCCGTGCCGTGGGCGCGCAGGGACCGACCAGCGTCGTGTCGGCGGGGTGCACGTCCGGTCTCGACTCGGTCGGGTACGCCGTCGAACTGATCCGGGAGGGCACCGCGGACGTCATGATCGCCGGCGCCACGGACGCGCCGATCTCGCCGATCACCATGGCGTGCTTCGACGCGATCAAGGCGACCACGCCCCGCAACGACGAGCCGGAGCACGCCTCCCGGCCGTTCGACGGGACCCGCAACGGGTTCGTGCTCGGCGAGGGCGCGGCCGTCTTCGTCCTGGAGGAGCTGGAGAGCGCCCGGCGCCGGGGAGCGCACATCTACGCCGAGATCGCGGGATACGCGACGCGGTCCAACGCGTACCACATGACGGGGCTGCGGCCCGACGGCGCCGAGATGTCCGAGGCGATCACGGTCGCGCTCGACGAGGCGCGCATGAACCCCACCGCGATCGACTACATCAACGCGCACGGTTCCGGGACCAAGCAGAACGACCGGCACGAGACGGCGGCGTTCAAGCGCAGCCTCGGTGACCACGCCTACCGCACTCCGGTGAGCTCCATCAAGTCGATGGTGGGGCACTCGCTGGGCGCGATCGGCTCGATCGAGATCGCGGCCTCGATCCTCGCGATGAAGCACGACGTCGTCCCGCCGACGGCCAACCTGCACACCCCCGACCCCCAGTGCGACCTCGACTACGTTCCGCGGATCGCACGCGACCAGATCGTCGACGCCGTTCTCACCGTCGGCAGCGGCTTCGGTGGGTTCCAGAGCGCGATGGTGCTCGCCCAGCCCGGAAGGAGTGCGTCATGACGGCCTCTGTGGTGGTGACCGGACTGGGCATCGCCGCCCCCAACGGCCTCGGTGCGAAGGACTACTGGGGTGCGGCCCGGGTCGGGAAGAACGGCATCGGTCCGCTCACCCGCTTCGACGCCTCGTCCTACCCCGCCAAGCTCGCCGGTGAGATCGACGGCTTCGTGGCCGAGGACCACCTGCCCGGCCGCCTGATGCCGCAGACCGACCGGGTCACCCGGCTCTCCCTGGTCGCCGCCGACTGGGCGCTCGCCGACGCCGGAGTGAACCCCGCCGAGCTGCCGGCCTTCGACATGGGGGTGATCACCGCCAGTTCGGCGGGGGGCTTCGAGTTCAGCCAGGCCGAGCTCAAGAGCCTGTGGAGCAAGGGCGGGGCGTACGTGAGCGCGTACCAGTCGTTCGCCTGGTTCTACGCGGTCAACACCGGCCAGATCTCCATCCGCAACGGGATGAAGGGGCCCAGCGGCGTCGTCGTCACCGACCAGGCGGGCGGCCTCGACGCCGTCGCCCAGGCCCGGCGGCAGATCCGCAAGGGCACCTCGCTCGTGGTGGCGGGCGCCGTGGACGCGCTGCTGTCCTCCTGGGGCTGGGTGGGGCTCCACACCAGTGGCCGGCTGAGCACCGAGCAGGACCCGGGCCGCGCCTACCTCCCCTTCGACGACCGCGCGGCCGGCCACGTCCCCGGCGAGGGAGGCGCCCTGCTGATCCTGGAATCCGCCGAGGCCGCCCGCGCACGCGGCGCCGAGGTGTACGGCGAGATCGCGGGGTACGCCGCCACCTTCGACGGACGCGAGCCCGGTCTGCGCAAGGCCGTGGAGCTGGCCCTCGCCGACGCGGGCCTGGTCCCCTCGGACGTGGACGTGGTGTTCGCGGACGCGGCGGGCGAGCCCGAGCCCGACCGGATCGAGGCGGAGGCGCTCGTCGGGGTGTTCGGCGAGCGGGG
This window encodes:
- a CDS encoding nuclear transport factor 2 family protein, which translates into the protein MSPVTAEAAAVPVSTEVYQDLQHFYARQMQSTDDLDVPAWAGSFTEDGVFATNAFAEPITGRAAIAAHCDRAFAAQAAAGIVRRHVMTMLAADSLTDAGAERVRTRSYVMVLETLRGRKTTIYCSTLCEDELVRADGGWQVLRRQVHRDDL
- a CDS encoding beta-ketoacyl-[acyl-carrier-protein] synthase family protein, giving the protein MSGRRVVVTGLEVLAPGGVGRDNFWALLSEGRTATRGITFFDPSQFRSRVAAEIDFDPYEHGLTPHEVRRTDRAAQFALVAARGAVADSGLDTDALDPYRIGVTIGSAVGSTMSLDEDYRAVSDGGRLDLVDHTYADPFFYNYFVPSSFAAEVARAVGAQGPTSVVSAGCTSGLDSVGYAVELIREGTADVMIAGATDAPISPITMACFDAIKATTPRNDEPEHASRPFDGTRNGFVLGEGAAVFVLEELESARRRGAHIYAEIAGYATRSNAYHMTGLRPDGAEMSEAITVALDEARMNPTAIDYINAHGSGTKQNDRHETAAFKRSLGDHAYRTPVSSIKSMVGHSLGAIGSIEIAASILAMKHDVVPPTANLHTPDPQCDLDYVPRIARDQIVDAVLTVGSGFGGFQSAMVLAQPGRSAS
- a CDS encoding ketosynthase chain-length factor, whose product is MTASVVVTGLGIAAPNGLGAKDYWGAARVGKNGIGPLTRFDASSYPAKLAGEIDGFVAEDHLPGRLMPQTDRVTRLSLVAADWALADAGVNPAELPAFDMGVITASSAGGFEFSQAELKSLWSKGGAYVSAYQSFAWFYAVNTGQISIRNGMKGPSGVVVTDQAGGLDAVAQARRQIRKGTSLVVAGAVDALLSSWGWVGLHTSGRLSTEQDPGRAYLPFDDRAAGHVPGEGGALLILESAEAARARGAEVYGEIAGYAATFDGREPGLRKAVELALADAGLVPSDVDVVFADAAGEPEPDRIEAEALVGVFGERGVPVTAPKTATGRLYAGAAALDLATAFLSMREGLIPPTVHTEPAERYGLDLVVSQPRSADLRTALVLARGHGGFNSAMVVRS